The Deltaproteobacteria bacterium nucleotide sequence CATGGGATCCGCCTCAGCGATGGCCGCTCCCGCATAAGCCGCAAAGGAGATGGGAGGCGTCACCATGCACAGCATACCGAAATAGTAAATGAAGAGATGGGCTGAGAGGGGCATGACCCCCAGCCTGACAAGAGATGGGGCCACTGTGGCGGCCAGGAGCACATAGCAGACGACCGTAGGAAGTCCCATTCCGAACAGGAGGGATGCCAACATGACGATGGGAAGGGCGATGATCAGGGTGCCTCCCGACAGGGCCACAACCAGGCTCGTGATCTTCGTCCCCATCCCCGTCATGAGAACCACGCCGATCACCACGCCCGCAGTGGCACAAGCACAAGAAATCATGACGGAATTGAAGCCCGATTTTGCCAGGGAGTCCAGGATCTTCGAAGGGGACATTCGGGTCTCTTTCTTGACCAAGCTCATGAGGACCGTCGCAAGAAGGGCATACAGGACAGCCACCCGGGGAGAATAACCCTTGACCAGGATCCCGATCAGGAGCGCAAGGGGGATGACGAAGATCCACTTCTCGGAAAACACCTTCTTGATCTTCGGCAACTCTTCCTTTGGAAGCCCCTGGATACCGATCTTGAGAGAGTAAAAATGAACGATACTGAATATGGCGAGATAGTAGAGAATCGCCGGTATGAGGGCGGCCTTGCATACCGTGATATAGGGGATTCCCAGGAACTCGGCCATGACGAAGGCGGCCGCTCCCATGACAGGCGGCATGAGGGCTCCGCCGGATGATGCCGTTGCCTCAACGGCGCCCGCTATGTGGCTCTCGAACCCGATCCGTTTCATAAGGGGAATGGTCAAGGTCCCGGTAGTCACGGTATTTGCCACGGCGCTCCCTGAAATCGTTCCCATCATGCCGCTCACGGCGATGGCGATTTTTGCCGGCCCACCCCTGAATTTCCCGAAAATGGCCGTGGCCACATCAGTAAAGAAGGCCGTCCCGCCGGCCACCCCGAAAAAGGCGCCGAAGGCGACGAAAAGAAAAATGAACCGGGTCATGACCTTCAGGGGAATTCCGAAGATCCCGTTCTTCGTCATAAAGAGTGTGGTTGTGATCCTGGAAACGTCATATCCTCTGTGGGAGAGGGGTTCGGGCAGATAGTGACCGAAGAAGGTATAGAGGAGAAAGACAAAGGCGATGATCAGCAGGGGCCAGCCCACGGAACGACGGGTCCCTTCGAAGACCAATATTATGGCGGCCGCCCCCAGGATGATGTCCCAGCGGGTGGGAATACCGACTCTAAAAATGAAATCCCAGT carries:
- a CDS encoding TRAP transporter permease — encoded protein: MVDSAQGEGRVRRARNNISRWLAIAFSCFVIYSMATLRIQEMQQLSIFLAFTLALCFLHHPLHSKKGDSLLLFLCDIILALLSFAIAAYICIDYWDFIFRVGIPTRWDIILGAAAIILVFEGTRRSVGWPLLIIAFVFLLYTFFGHYLPEPLSHRGYDVSRITTTLFMTKNGIFGIPLKVMTRFIFLFVAFGAFFGVAGGTAFFTDVATAIFGKFRGGPAKIAIAVSGMMGTISGSAVANTVTTGTLTIPLMKRIGFESHIAGAVEATASSGGALMPPVMGAAAFVMAEFLGIPYITVCKAALIPAILYYLAIFSIVHFYSLKIGIQGLPKEELPKIKKVFSEKWIFVIPLALLIGILVKGYSPRVAVLYALLATVLMSLVKKETRMSPSKILDSLAKSGFNSVMISCACATAGVVIGVVLMTGMGTKITSLVVALSGGTLIIALPIVMLASLLFGMGLPTVVCYVLLAATVAPSLVRLGVMPLSAHLFIYYFGMLCMVTPPISFAAYAGAAIAEADPMKTGWAAWTFALAGFLLPYMFVYNKSLFMIGSITSISVSVTTSLVGIVCLGAAIIGFFLRRARIYERLLLFASAFLLISPGWTSDMIGIFCMFLVAAVQWRRTRQERAVAGLY